In Magnetospirillum sp. XM-1, a single window of DNA contains:
- a CDS encoding methyl-accepting chemotaxis protein: MAGRLRIGVKIQLLMGVMAAIALGIAALGQWAIAMYDTRTDAILDATRRADFGQRAGAAIYAVVMDSRGIYMARDAAEVKKFAAPMGKSLDAFDALARDWRAAVPASQSAEFAKLDQELTSFIRFRRELIRLGLDEGAPSARAFGDNDANRTNRQKLGKLVDEYSAAAEREVEEHHIAMDAFAERLKSGLLLGALTALILGGLVSAILVRRSVTGPLGRVAEATRRMAEGNLDDAVAGAERGDETGEIARALQVFRDNMRRTRELEAAALAEQRHRAERAEQLEHRTADFDRTVQSLLGGVGEVVRTVSSAADDLHHNVDDTGRESASVAAAAAQSAANVHEVASATAQLQASNHGIAERIRETTAIVRETVEVMDGAGATMASLDEGARRIGEVVGLITDIAAQTNLLALNATIEAARAGEAGKGFAVVAGEVKNLANQTARATDEIGRHVAAMQETVSQVVAANHRVTDSITRMDEVAAAVASAAVEQGNVTDSILLNAQEAARGGQAVTDSISNVSRQVEASGALAADLAGMGHALSDRALSLRAAITGFLADAKAI, encoded by the coding sequence ATGGCCGGACGGTTGCGCATCGGGGTGAAGATCCAGCTCCTCATGGGGGTGATGGCGGCAATCGCCCTTGGCATCGCCGCGCTGGGCCAATGGGCCATCGCCATGTACGACACCCGGACCGACGCCATTCTCGACGCGACGCGCCGCGCCGATTTCGGACAGCGGGCCGGCGCCGCCATCTATGCGGTGGTGATGGATTCGCGGGGCATCTACATGGCCCGCGACGCGGCCGAGGTGAAGAAATTCGCCGCTCCCATGGGCAAAAGCCTGGACGCCTTCGACGCGCTGGCCAGGGACTGGCGGGCGGCGGTGCCCGCGTCCCAGTCGGCGGAGTTCGCCAAGCTGGACCAGGAGCTGACCAGCTTCATCCGCTTCCGGCGCGAACTGATCCGCCTCGGCCTTGACGAGGGGGCGCCTTCGGCCCGCGCCTTCGGCGACAACGACGCCAACCGGACCAACCGGCAAAAGCTGGGCAAGCTGGTGGACGAGTATTCCGCCGCCGCCGAGCGCGAGGTGGAAGAGCATCACATCGCCATGGACGCCTTCGCCGAGCGCCTGAAGTCGGGCCTGCTGCTCGGCGCCCTGACCGCCCTGATCCTCGGCGGGCTGGTGAGCGCCATTCTGGTGCGGCGCTCGGTCACCGGCCCGCTGGGGCGGGTGGCGGAGGCCACCAGGCGAATGGCCGAGGGCAATCTCGACGATGCCGTGGCCGGTGCCGAGCGTGGCGACGAGACCGGGGAAATCGCCCGCGCGCTGCAGGTGTTCCGCGACAATATGCGCCGGACCCGCGAGCTGGAGGCCGCCGCCCTGGCCGAACAGCGTCACCGGGCGGAGCGGGCCGAGCAGCTGGAGCATCGCACCGCCGATTTCGACCGCACCGTTCAGTCGCTGCTGGGCGGCGTGGGCGAGGTGGTGCGCACCGTGTCGTCCGCCGCCGACGACCTGCACCACAACGTCGACGACACCGGCCGTGAAAGCGCCTCGGTGGCCGCCGCCGCCGCCCAGTCGGCCGCCAACGTCCACGAGGTGGCCTCGGCCACCGCCCAGTTGCAGGCGTCCAATCACGGCATCGCCGAACGCATCCGCGAGACGACGGCCATCGTGCGGGAAACCGTTGAGGTGATGGACGGCGCGGGGGCGACCATGGCCAGCCTGGACGAGGGCGCCAGGCGCATCGGCGAGGTGGTCGGCCTGATCACCGACATCGCCGCCCAGACCAACCTGCTGGCCTTAAACGCCACCATCGAGGCGGCCAGGGCGGGCGAGGCGGGCAAAGGCTTCGCCGTGGTGGCGGGCGAGGTCAAGAACCTGGCCAACCAGACGGCGCGCGCCACCGACGAGATCGGCCGCCATGTGGCGGCCATGCAGGAGACGGTGAGCCAGGTGGTCGCCGCCAACCACCGGGTGACGGATTCCATCACCCGCATGGACGAGGTGGCGGCGGCGGTGGCCTCGGCGGCGGTCGAGCAGGGAAACGTCACGGATTCCATCCTGCTCAACGCGCAGGAGGCCGCCAGGGGCGGGCAGGCGGTGACCGACAGCATCTCCAACGTGTCGCGGCAGGTGGAGGCGAGCGGCGCCCTGGCCGCCGACCTGGCCGGCATGGGCCACGCCCTTTCCGATCGCGCCCTGTCGCTGCGCGCCGCCATCACCGGCTTCCTGGCCGACGCCAAGGCCATCTAG
- the leuA gene encoding 2-isopropylmalate synthase translates to MMPAASTKYRPYPAIRLARRTWPDAVIATPPMWCSVDLRDGNQALIDPMGSDRKMALWKTLVGMGFKEIEVGFPAASQTDYDFIRLLIEGGHIPDDVTIQVLVQSREDLIRRTFEALDGAKRCIVHMYNSTSEAQRRIVFGIDRQGCVDLALGGVRLIRELSAARSGGEVVFQYSPESFTGTEPDFAVEIVEKVAEAWGATPDRRMICNLPATVEMSTPNIYADVIEWFCATVKNRDCLIVSVHPHNDRGTGVAAAELAVMAGADRVEGTLFGNGERTGNVDIVTLALNLYTQGVDPALDLSDIDTVRRTAEHCTGLPVHPRHPYAGELVYTAFSGSHQDAIKKGFTARKKGNDPVWEVPYLPIDPADVGRSYEAVIRINSQSGKGGIAAVLERDHGLEIPRPLQIDFARVVQAMADKAGRELDSGEIMAAFSQTYFKDWPLELVEYETHSEGRGGVRVLSATVRDKGVEKRIEGKGNGPMDAFIHALETGLGRKVKVRDYHEHAVGAGSGAQAAAYVEVAGEGGGSVHGAALDSSITMASLKAVVSALNRG, encoded by the coding sequence ATGATGCCTGCCGCCAGCACCAAGTACCGCCCCTATCCCGCCATCCGTCTCGCCCGCCGCACCTGGCCCGACGCCGTCATCGCCACGCCGCCCATGTGGTGCAGCGTCGATCTGCGCGACGGCAACCAGGCGCTGATCGATCCCATGGGCTCGGACCGCAAGATGGCCCTGTGGAAGACGCTTGTCGGCATGGGGTTCAAGGAGATCGAGGTGGGCTTCCCCGCCGCGTCCCAGACCGATTACGACTTCATTCGCCTGTTGATCGAGGGCGGCCACATTCCCGACGACGTCACCATCCAGGTGCTGGTGCAATCGCGCGAGGACCTCATCCGCCGCACCTTCGAGGCTTTGGACGGGGCGAAGCGCTGCATCGTCCACATGTACAACTCCACCTCCGAGGCGCAGCGCCGCATCGTCTTCGGCATCGACCGCCAGGGCTGCGTCGACCTTGCCTTGGGCGGCGTACGCCTCATCCGCGAGCTTTCGGCCGCCCGGAGCGGCGGCGAGGTGGTGTTCCAGTACTCGCCCGAAAGCTTCACCGGCACCGAGCCCGACTTCGCCGTCGAGATCGTCGAGAAGGTAGCCGAGGCCTGGGGGGCGACGCCGGACCGCAGGATGATCTGCAACCTTCCGGCCACGGTGGAGATGTCGACCCCCAATATCTACGCCGACGTCATCGAGTGGTTCTGCGCCACGGTGAAGAACCGCGATTGCCTCATCGTCTCGGTCCATCCCCACAATGACCGGGGCACCGGGGTGGCGGCCGCCGAACTGGCGGTGATGGCCGGCGCCGACCGGGTCGAGGGCACCTTGTTCGGCAACGGCGAGCGCACCGGCAACGTCGACATCGTCACCCTGGCGCTCAATCTCTACACCCAGGGCGTCGATCCGGCGCTGGACCTTTCCGACATCGACACCGTGCGGCGCACCGCCGAGCATTGCACCGGCCTGCCCGTCCATCCCCGCCACCCTTACGCCGGAGAGCTGGTCTACACCGCCTTTTCCGGCTCGCACCAGGACGCCATCAAGAAGGGCTTCACGGCGCGCAAGAAGGGCAACGACCCGGTGTGGGAGGTGCCCTATCTTCCCATCGATCCGGCCGACGTGGGGCGCAGCTACGAAGCGGTGATCCGCATCAACAGCCAGTCGGGCAAGGGCGGCATCGCCGCCGTGCTGGAACGCGACCACGGCCTGGAAATTCCCCGGCCGCTGCAGATCGACTTCGCCCGCGTGGTCCAGGCCATGGCCGACAAGGCCGGGCGCGAGCTGGATTCGGGCGAGATCATGGCCGCCTTCTCCCAGACCTATTTCAAGGACTGGCCGTTGGAGCTGGTGGAATACGAGACCCATTCCGAGGGTCGCGGCGGGGTGCGGGTGCTGTCCGCCACCGTGCGTGACAAGGGCGTCGAGAAGCGCATCGAGGGCAAGGGCAACGGCCCCATGGACGCCTTCATCCATGCCCTGGAGACCGGGTTGGGCCGCAAGGTGAAGGTGCGCGACTACCACGAGCATGCCGTGGGCGCCGGTTCCGGGGCCCAGGCCGCGGCGTATGTGGAGGTGGCCGGGGAAGGCGGCGGCTCGGTCCATGGCGCCGCGCTGGATTCCTCCATCACCATGGCCTCGCTGAAGGCGGTGGTCAGCGCGTTGAACCGGGGGTGA
- a CDS encoding ATP-binding protein, whose amino-acid sequence MSADGASQHPSQTDRRTVTYRIVITMTLAAVVWIAVSAWISSFYGGYREAQLRGQASALAVSSAGALTNALNQRLAQVRGLAAFVSVKAAENQPGEIEREFPVFAASYHQQVSGIRNISVAPDFVVRLVYPTDPGNLKVIGNNLVEDKRPGFADAVHKAIQTRDLVVHEPVEMIQGGAGLLARQAVFVGDRPWGAVGMIFTIAPILESSRIAVPVGYSWGLRTAMGNRVGGDLGTFDRHPVSVRIDLPDGYWEFALAPLGGWKSAVDREAEMTALYFGLLIIGVGILCLTWIVLQRRETLERLVESRTRALTSANRELERFSFIVAHDLQEPLRSILSFGQLVERGLSEHLTAEQRGWLAGLGTSARLMRSLLHDVQIYLGENDAPLPRRQIDAGEALSIAKRKLGPRIRESGAVIESAPLPTVWADHHRLAEVFVALIGNAIEYRSPDRPPVIRLSTRDEGAFQVIEVADNGIGIEESYFDRIFEVFQRLHSRTAHPGTGMGLAIAKKMMEHLGGTIRVRSSVGEGSTFSLVLPMTPPKSANIRLE is encoded by the coding sequence ATGTCCGCTGACGGCGCCAGCCAGCACCCTTCTCAAACCGACAGGCGGACGGTGACCTACAGGATCGTCATCACCATGACCCTGGCGGCCGTGGTCTGGATCGCCGTGTCGGCCTGGATATCGAGTTTCTACGGCGGCTATCGCGAGGCGCAATTGCGGGGCCAGGCCTCGGCCCTGGCGGTCTCGTCGGCCGGGGCGCTGACCAACGCGCTGAACCAGCGTCTGGCCCAGGTGCGCGGGCTGGCCGCCTTCGTCTCCGTCAAGGCCGCCGAGAACCAACCCGGCGAAATAGAACGGGAATTTCCGGTCTTCGCCGCCTCGTACCACCAGCAGGTTTCCGGCATCCGCAATATTTCGGTGGCTCCCGACTTCGTGGTCCGGCTGGTCTACCCCACCGATCCGGGCAACCTCAAGGTGATCGGCAACAACCTCGTCGAGGACAAGCGCCCCGGCTTCGCCGACGCGGTCCACAAGGCCATCCAGACCCGCGACCTGGTGGTCCACGAACCGGTGGAGATGATTCAGGGCGGAGCGGGGTTACTGGCCCGCCAGGCCGTCTTCGTCGGCGACCGCCCCTGGGGCGCGGTGGGCATGATCTTCACCATCGCGCCGATTCTGGAATCGAGCCGCATCGCGGTGCCGGTGGGCTATTCCTGGGGCCTGCGCACCGCCATGGGAAACCGTGTGGGCGGCGATTTGGGGACTTTCGACCGGCACCCCGTCTCGGTCCGCATCGACCTGCCCGACGGATACTGGGAATTCGCCCTGGCCCCGCTGGGCGGCTGGAAGAGCGCCGTGGACCGGGAAGCGGAAATGACCGCGCTCTATTTCGGGCTGCTGATCATCGGGGTGGGCATCCTCTGCCTGACCTGGATCGTGCTGCAGCGCCGCGAGACGCTGGAGCGGCTGGTGGAAAGCCGCACCCGCGCCCTGACCTCGGCCAATCGGGAGTTGGAGCGCTTCTCCTTCATCGTCGCCCACGACCTGCAGGAACCGCTGCGGTCGATCCTGTCCTTCGGCCAACTGGTCGAACGCGGCCTGTCCGAGCACCTGACGGCCGAGCAGCGCGGCTGGCTGGCCGGCCTGGGGACATCGGCGCGGCTGATGCGCAGCCTGCTGCATGACGTCCAGATCTATCTGGGCGAGAACGACGCGCCCCTGCCGCGGCGCCAGATCGACGCCGGCGAGGCGCTGTCCATCGCCAAGCGCAAGCTCGGCCCCCGTATACGGGAATCCGGCGCCGTCATCGAATCCGCCCCGCTGCCCACCGTATGGGCCGACCATCACCGCCTGGCCGAGGTCTTCGTGGCGCTGATCGGCAACGCCATCGAGTACCGCTCGCCCGACCGCCCTCCGGTGATCCGCCTGTCCACCCGCGACGAGGGCGCCTTCCAGGTCATCGAGGTCGCCGACAACGGGATCGGGATCGAGGAATCCTATTTCGACCGCATCTTCGAGGTGTTCCAGCGCCTTCATTCGCGCACCGCCCATCCCGGAACGGGAATGGGGCTGGCAATCGCCAAGAAGATGATGGAACATCTGGGCGGAACCATCCGGGTCCGCTCGTCCGTAGGCGAAGGCAGCACCTTCTCCCTAGTCCTGCCGATGACACCGCCCAAGTCCGCCAATATTCGATTGGAGTGA
- a CDS encoding response regulator yields the protein MTEASEQQFKVMLVEDDPGDAGLVKAAFATSRFTCRIEHIHDGVEAMKRLRALAQEGASSLPDLILLDLNMPRKSGHEVLAEMKADDDLKDLPVVVLTTSDAERDVAAAYHSGASGFVTKPVDVDALFESIQGILEYWFGLMRLPANRP from the coding sequence GTGACTGAAGCCAGCGAGCAGCAATTCAAGGTCATGCTGGTCGAAGATGATCCGGGCGACGCCGGCCTGGTCAAGGCGGCTTTCGCCACCAGCCGCTTCACCTGCCGCATCGAGCACATTCACGACGGGGTCGAGGCCATGAAGCGTTTGCGCGCCCTGGCCCAGGAGGGGGCGTCGTCGCTGCCCGACCTGATCCTTCTCGACCTCAACATGCCGCGCAAGAGCGGGCACGAGGTCCTGGCCGAAATGAAGGCCGACGACGATCTCAAGGACCTGCCGGTGGTGGTGCTCACCACCTCGGACGCCGAGCGCGACGTGGCCGCCGCCTATCACAGCGGGGCGTCGGGCTTCGTCACCAAGCCGGTGGACGTGGACGCCCTGTTCGAATCCATCCAGGGCATCCTGGAATACTGGTTCGGCCTGATGCGGCTGCCGGCCAACCGGCCGTAA
- a CDS encoding Hpt domain-containing protein, translating into MSDSANGHHGRSAQEVVEQLRLEFVDELTETLQSLDVEMDAARNGRCDIRKLVTDCRRAAVQFRGQAANFAMHRLATVAHRLEEYLANTPEVAPPRIWDDLTGYFDLMVRLAQGKAADTDPAALVRALPAKLGFDLGDIEIRNVEVLLVMPHGAQTRFVERELQQCGYRVSLMADSLRAFAMVVETKPDLVIISAMMPDLEGIDLAMALSAMPSTRNIPLAVITSLDKDDDILKLLPKRIPVLFKGASFADDLFKALDNLFLI; encoded by the coding sequence ATGTCGGATTCTGCGAATGGTCACCATGGCCGGAGTGCCCAGGAAGTCGTCGAGCAGCTGCGGCTGGAATTCGTCGATGAACTGACCGAAACCCTGCAATCCCTGGACGTGGAGATGGATGCCGCCCGCAATGGGCGATGCGACATCCGCAAGCTGGTGACCGATTGCCGCCGGGCCGCCGTCCAGTTCCGGGGGCAGGCGGCGAATTTCGCCATGCACCGTCTGGCCACCGTGGCCCACCGGCTGGAGGAATATCTGGCCAACACCCCCGAGGTGGCGCCGCCGCGCATTTGGGACGACCTGACCGGCTATTTCGACCTGATGGTCCGCCTGGCCCAGGGCAAGGCCGCCGACACCGATCCCGCCGCCCTGGTGCGCGCGCTCCCGGCCAAGCTGGGCTTCGACCTGGGCGACATCGAGATCCGCAATGTCGAGGTGCTCCTCGTCATGCCGCACGGCGCCCAGACCCGCTTCGTCGAGCGCGAATTGCAGCAATGCGGCTACCGCGTCTCGCTGATGGCCGATTCGCTCCGAGCCTTCGCCATGGTGGTGGAGACCAAGCCCGATCTGGTGATCATTTCGGCCATGATGCCCGACCTGGAAGGCATCGATCTGGCCATGGCGCTGTCGGCCATGCCGTCCACCCGCAACATCCCGCTGGCGGTGATCACCAGCCTGGACAAGGACGACGACATCCTGAAGCTGCTGCCCAAGCGCATTCCGGTGCTGTTCAAGGGCGCCAGCTTCGCCGACGACCTGTTCAAGGCGCTGGACAACCTGTTCCTGATCTGA